The proteins below come from a single Borrelia duttonii Ly genomic window:
- a CDS encoding BlyB family putative holin accessory protein, with protein MNLLSELEEIIRINIEIIKNSEEYYNQDENAKYISQLRNKRNKIMNSYIKILKEA; from the coding sequence ATTAATCTATTATCAGAACTTGAAGAGATTATAAGAATCAATATTGAAATAATAAAAAACTCTGAAGAATATTATAATCAAGATGAGAATGCAAAATATATATCTCAACTTAGAAATAAAAGAAATAAGATTATGAATTCTTATATAAAGATATTAAAGGAGGCTTAA
- a CDS encoding BBA14 family lipoprotein: protein MKIQKIILLSRLISLFLIISCTTIASLIEEPTLPKTESLKELSTYEAKLSDYIMYLQVFLTRTQKKVKDPNYPKFTYFNPAELKSEHTVEDLKFNIKLFQDYISITKPIAQDVYRRYSKLKN, encoded by the coding sequence ATGAAAATTCAAAAAATAATTTTACTATCAAGATTAATTTCTCTTTTCTTGATAATTTCTTGTACTACTATTGCTTCACTAATAGAAGAACCAACACTTCCAAAAACAGAATCGCTTAAAGAGCTTAGTACTTATGAAGCTAAGTTATCCGATTATATTATGTATTTGCAAGTGTTCTTAACACGTACACAAAAAAAAGTCAAAGACCCCAATTATCCTAAATTTACTTATTTCAATCCAGCAGAACTTAAATCTGAACATACTGTTGAGGATCTAAAGTTTAATATAAAATTGTTTCAAGATTATATCAGTATTACTAAACCTATTGCTCAAGATGTATATAGAAGATATTCAAAATTGAAAAATTAA
- a CDS encoding ERF family protein encodes MNANNIIKTNIQETTKINNKNTTNNQKRIDFLKNLKTLRMGLNGVNKNLNGYGYKYQDFNEIVREVKNVIKEHDLDIDFVQYPTTKSIDGNLVDVVTTTFYSPLSGYEHSFDTSTHIKELKSIGVKSQNTWPQLVGSAITYFKRYALVAYLSIESEVDTDASNLDIEQKNNREQIENNTSNSKDSSASKPSVDVTKAKSIESRVQNKQVVNTGHSKSEVKHSVNMNKFTYYQNLLIASRNMYNFLSEKPFSSLSEINDYLESVKSGDDSKLLEHFDKNKMLKSIEYWCNLIKEYFTKSSRDLSRLEKFNIFMALDLNKVGNSPLKLFSQLSITKEFQCLFSLT; translated from the coding sequence ATGAATGCAAATAATATTATAAAAACAAATATACAGGAAACAACAAAAATTAATAACAAAAATACAACAAACAATCAAAAGAGAATAGACTTTTTAAAGAACCTTAAAACGTTGAGAATGGGTTTGAATGGTGTAAACAAAAATCTTAATGGCTATGGATATAAATATCAAGATTTTAATGAAATAGTAAGAGAAGTTAAGAATGTTATTAAGGAACATGATCTAGATATTGATTTTGTACAATATCCAACTACAAAGAGTATTGATGGTAATTTAGTAGATGTTGTTACAACAACATTTTATAGTCCTTTAAGTGGATATGAACATTCATTTGATACATCAACACATATAAAAGAATTAAAGTCTATTGGTGTGAAAAGTCAAAATACATGGCCGCAGCTTGTGGGGTCTGCAATAACTTATTTCAAACGTTATGCACTAGTTGCATATTTGTCAATAGAAAGTGAAGTTGATACTGATGCTAGTAATTTAGATATTGAACAAAAGAATAATAGAGAACAAATTGAAAATAATACTTCTAATAGTAAAGATAGTAGTGCAAGTAAACCATCTGTAGATGTAACAAAGGCAAAATCAATAGAAAGTAGAGTACAAAACAAACAAGTTGTTAATACTGGGCATTCTAAATCCGAAGTTAAACATAGTGTTAATATGAATAAATTTACTTATTATCAAAACTTACTAATAGCATCAAGAAATATGTATAACTTTTTAAGTGAGAAGCCATTTAGTAGTTTGTCAGAAATAAACGATTATCTTGAATCTGTTAAATCGGGAGATGATTCTAAATTACTTGAACACTTTGATAAAAATAAAATGTTAAAGAGTATTGAGTATTGGTGTAATTTGATCAAGGAATACTTTACTAAAAGTAGTAGGGATTTAAGTAGGCTTGAGAAGTTCAATATATTTATGGCTTTGGATTTAAATAAAGTTGGAAATAGTCCACTGAAATTGTTTAGTCAACTGTCTATTACTAAAGAATTCCAGTGTTTATTCAGCTTAACGTGA
- a CDS encoding chromosome replication/partitioning protein, whose translation MSKNNDDEIIINARNFNNDKNSILLVDDGINIDDNQKRFALLKSKLKDNIKDDIYNKIEAMHILREIKDKEYYKLDGYKSFSRFIKDYKLAKSQAYSYLRIASAIQDGILKEEYLIENGFRQSLSFLMEKESKNLKKSKINPVKPLRFQLKSQDSYNYYKKNAKLTGFILDKLFLEKQNLLKEFVKEFEILKK comes from the coding sequence ATGAGTAAAAATAATGACGACGAGATAATAATTAATGCGAGAAATTTCAATAATGATAAAAATTCTATTTTATTGGTTGATGATGGCATTAATATAGATGATAATCAAAAAAGGTTTGCACTTTTAAAAAGTAAGTTAAAGGATAATATAAAAGATGATATTTATAATAAAATAGAGGCTATGCATATTTTAAGAGAGATAAAAGACAAAGAATATTATAAGCTAGATGGGTACAAAAGTTTTTCTCGATTTATAAAAGATTATAAACTAGCTAAATCTCAGGCTTATTCCTATTTAAGGATAGCTAGTGCTATCCAAGATGGAATTTTGAAAGAGGAGTATTTAATTGAAAATGGATTTAGACAGTCTTTGTCTTTTTTGATGGAAAAAGAGAGTAAAAATTTAAAAAAGTCAAAAATAAATCCGGTAAAGCCATTAAGATTTCAACTTAAAAGTCAAGATAGCTATAATTATTATAAGAAAAATGCGAAACTTACAGGTTTTATATTGGATAAACTATTTTTGGAAAAACAGAATTTACTCAAAGAATTTGTAAAGGAATTTGAAATTTTAAAAAAATAA
- a CDS encoding ParA family protein yields the protein MDRKKPKVITIASIKGGVGKSTTSLILSTLLAKKYKVLLIDMDTQASVTSYYFNKIKEKGINLIKSNICEVLKGDLEIDNAIFDIESNLDLLPSYLTLHSLNEDFYCENRHKSIDLKLKVELRRLKINYDYIVIDTNPSLDFTLKCALNSTDYIIVPMTSEKWTLESYELLEFFIKKLERLIPIFFIITRFKKNNTHKKLLKIIQEKANFLGVVSERESLNKKIASNSYFDLKSDYIIEYDQILNNLLCHIRLDNDNIIVPDVSCPTLDNC from the coding sequence ATGGATAGAAAAAAACCAAAAGTAATAACAATTGCAAGTATTAAAGGTGGGGTTGGTAAGAGTACTACTAGTTTAATATTATCTACTTTGCTAGCAAAAAAATATAAAGTTTTACTTATAGATATGGATACTCAGGCATCGGTTACTAGTTATTACTTTAATAAAATAAAAGAAAAAGGAATAAATTTAATAAAAAGCAATATATGCGAAGTTTTAAAAGGAGATTTAGAAATTGATAATGCAATTTTTGATATTGAAAGTAATTTAGATTTACTTCCTAGTTATTTAACTTTACATAGTTTAAATGAAGATTTCTATTGTGAAAATAGACATAAATCTATTGATTTGAAGTTAAAGGTAGAATTGAGGAGATTAAAAATAAATTATGATTATATAGTAATTGATACTAATCCTAGTTTAGATTTTACATTAAAGTGTGCTTTAAATTCTACTGATTATATAATAGTTCCAATGACATCTGAAAAATGGACTCTTGAAAGTTATGAACTTTTAGAATTTTTTATTAAAAAATTGGAAAGACTAATACCGATTTTTTTTATTATCACAAGATTTAAGAAAAATAATACACATAAAAAATTATTGAAAATAATTCAAGAGAAAGCTAATTTTTTAGGTGTTGTATCTGAAAGGGAAAGTTTGAATAAAAAAATAGCAAGTAACAGTTATTTTGATTTAAAATCGGATTATATCATAGAATATGATCAAATATTGAATAATTTATTATGTCATATAAGACTTGATAACGATAATATAATAGTTCCTGATGTAAGTTGTCCAACGCTGGACAACTGTTAA
- a CDS encoding DUF226 domain-containing protein, producing the protein MDSVLERLKEKKFEIKEKKDKSIFIKIDKENNRKLYHTKIMKDFYAFGVDKRQTHKFFISFRGLFNQEKIEFFSLFSLKRGDKFLGIFYGHRKPIKNVIIKYEENGLIKSSTFSKVYYIEFRFKKGSIYCYIKGIYRLLRKDKVYTKYCEALIEKLSKLEKEVHMFYNKKLLEGGLITKWIEKNQK; encoded by the coding sequence ATGGATAGCGTATTAGAGCGTCTTAAAGAGAAAAAGTTTGAAATTAAGGAAAAAAAGGATAAGTCTATTTTTATTAAAATTGACAAAGAGAATAATAGAAAATTGTATCATACAAAAATTATGAAAGATTTTTATGCATTTGGAGTAGATAAAAGACAAACACACAAATTTTTTATTTCGTTTAGAGGATTATTTAATCAAGAAAAGATAGAATTTTTTAGCTTGTTTTCTTTAAAAAGAGGTGACAAATTTTTAGGTATTTTTTATGGACATAGAAAACCAATAAAGAATGTAATTATAAAATATGAAGAAAATGGTCTTATAAAATCGTCTACTTTTTCAAAAGTGTATTACATAGAGTTTAGATTTAAAAAAGGAAGTATTTATTGTTATATTAAGGGAATATATCGTTTACTAAGAAAGGATAAAGTATATACAAAATATTGTGAAGCTTTAATTGAAAAACTTTCAAAGTTAGAAAAGGAAGTACATATGTTTTATAACAAGAAATTATTAGAAGGGGGTCTTATAACTAAATGGATAGAAAAAAACCAAAAGTAA
- a CDS encoding plasmid maintenance protein: MRTIKKPINKYQHKLIVLISTLNYINSKFKQYNQNKILYYFNNNLNNNGQKKATLKTLQSYLYKLEKEFHVTSNYYRHLGENCGTEIHYKLRFSKKVCHYKINRHFKDKKEERFQQRANSYHQQTCTNNGSLKKNGSAEKWECINNNSNNKNNKKKKKELEKTEREKAQLEKYIKKCEFKDDKYLSILNLETTKEIKIKKLIELKKEENRIEREQNKNKKLVDKQNKLEKILEETKEGLRKEGYNERQLETEIQKAYEKYKDKPHFIVESSKYGDLGQIVKRIKKTVECKKKGKKEDHKQIRNNIFSILIDQLKNKVEVKVLAPILRNYLNKQVDLKYSQVFNNHYYYEILEMVKGKENLKIGEYEKIVN, translated from the coding sequence ATGAGGACTATAAAAAAGCCCATCAATAAATACCAACACAAATTAATCGTTTTAATCTCAACATTAAATTATATAAATTCTAAGTTTAAACAATACAATCAAAATAAAATACTATATTACTTTAATAATAACTTAAACAATAATGGTCAAAAAAAAGCTACACTCAAAACTCTACAAAGTTATTTATATAAACTAGAAAAAGAATTTCATGTAACTAGTAACTATTACAGACATTTAGGAGAGAATTGCGGTACTGAAATTCACTATAAACTTAGATTTTCTAAAAAAGTATGTCACTATAAAATTAATAGACATTTTAAAGACAAAAAAGAAGAAAGATTTCAACAACGTGCCAACTCATACCATCAACAAACATGCACTAATAATGGGAGTCTAAAGAAAAATGGGAGTGCAGAAAAATGGGAGTGTATTAATAATAATAGTAATAATAAGAATAATAAAAAGAAGAAGAAAGAACTAGAAAAAACAGAAAGAGAAAAGGCACAGCTAGAAAAGTACATAAAGAAGTGTGAATTCAAAGATGATAAATATCTCTCTATTTTGAATTTAGAAACAACAAAAGAAATAAAAATAAAAAAGCTAATAGAACTTAAGAAAGAAGAGAATAGAATAGAAAGAGAGCAAAATAAGAACAAGAAATTAGTAGACAAACAAAATAAATTAGAGAAGATACTAGAAGAAACAAAAGAAGGATTAAGAAAAGAAGGATACAATGAGAGGCAATTAGAAACAGAGATACAAAAAGCGTATGAAAAGTATAAAGACAAGCCGCATTTTATCGTAGAGAGTAGTAAATACGGCGATTTAGGACAAATAGTAAAGAGGATTAAAAAAACAGTTGAATGTAAGAAAAAAGGTAAAAAAGAAGACCACAAGCAGATTAGAAATAATATATTTAGTATACTGATAGATCAGTTGAAGAACAAAGTAGAGGTTAAAGTTTTAGCGCCAATATTAAGAAATTATTTAAATAAGCAAGTTGATTTGAAATATAGCCAAGTATTTAATAATCATTATTACTATGAAATTTTAGAGATGGTAAAAGGGAAAGAGAATTTAAAAATAGGAGAGTATGAGAAGATTGTTAACTAA
- a CDS encoding DUF244 domain-containing protein, whose amino-acid sequence MSTIITKINNGVKKMNQQDLYTQQVIKGLEAFVPAPESDNNKQTNVSKMSKIGRKLPGIKKNEYFKFNSKVDFSIQRGTLTKFGASEVGSIFLGADAAAELIVSRVLKSFGKEVPYKDNLHIKKGKALENLGFDEFLRIYSDNIQVLHKNKYANGIDKYNYFKRVGLGDNLVGATIDGWFVNNQGEAELLEIKCSDSNYLTSAITEYNQTGNFLDSKYFFKYYVQAQVQLACTGLSKCNLFFLIGDEPINCVIERNNGFIAKVMIYIATLDMEVGRMCNIIKRDKSIDLANIDIEDLTNHIKLLLQDSEYYSDLSELNYKDEFISFINIVNLNIGAEEQELLEKHLVDIQSKQTEIEKKEKENAKELYALTKPDKDILKDIFGKLSMEFSLTDNIVYRLGKNIFALNSGKRAIKDRFKLITDHYDYYDINDISSRRKFSISNPVSSTSYAI is encoded by the coding sequence GTGAGTACAATTATTACAAAAATTAACAATGGAGTAAAAAAAATGAATCAACAAGATTTATACACCCAACAAGTTATTAAAGGTTTAGAAGCTTTTGTTCCAGCACCAGAGTCTGATAATAATAAACAAACTAATGTAAGTAAAATGAGCAAAATAGGACGTAAATTACCCGGTATCAAAAAGAATGAATATTTCAAGTTTAATAGTAAAGTAGATTTTTCTATTCAACGTGGGACATTAACAAAATTTGGTGCTAGTGAAGTTGGGAGTATATTTCTTGGTGCTGATGCTGCTGCTGAATTAATTGTAAGTAGAGTACTTAAATCTTTTGGAAAAGAAGTTCCATATAAAGATAATTTGCATATTAAAAAAGGTAAAGCATTAGAAAATTTAGGATTTGATGAGTTTCTACGTATTTATTCTGATAATATACAAGTTTTACATAAAAACAAATATGCTAATGGAATAGACAAATATAATTACTTCAAACGAGTAGGATTAGGAGATAATCTTGTTGGTGCAACAATAGATGGTTGGTTTGTAAACAATCAAGGTGAAGCAGAACTATTAGAGATTAAATGTAGTGATAGTAATTATTTAACATCAGCTATTACAGAATATAATCAAACAGGTAATTTTTTAGATAGTAAATATTTCTTTAAATATTATGTTCAAGCACAAGTGCAACTTGCATGTACTGGCTTATCAAAATGCAACCTATTCTTTTTGATTGGTGATGAGCCTATTAATTGTGTTATAGAGAGAAATAATGGCTTTATAGCAAAAGTGATGATTTATATTGCGACATTGGATATGGAAGTTGGACGCATGTGTAATATCATAAAAAGAGACAAGTCTATTGATCTTGCAAATATTGACATAGAAGATTTAACAAATCATATAAAACTATTACTTCAAGATAGTGAATATTATTCAGACTTGTCAGAATTAAATTATAAAGATGAGTTTATAAGTTTTATCAATATTGTTAATTTAAATATTGGTGCTGAAGAGCAAGAACTTTTAGAGAAACATTTAGTTGATATTCAATCTAAGCAAACAGAAATAGAGAAAAAAGAGAAAGAGAATGCTAAAGAATTATATGCACTTACTAAACCAGATAAGGATATTCTTAAAGATATATTTGGTAAGTTATCTATGGAGTTTTCGTTAACAGATAATATTGTTTATAGATTAGGAAAGAATATATTTGCGTTAAATTCAGGTAAACGGGCTATTAAGGATAGATTTAAGTTGATTACGGATCATTATGATTATTATGATATTAATGATATTAGTTCTCGTCGTAAGTTCTCTATATCTAATCCTGTATCTTCCACCTCATATGCAATTTAA
- a CDS encoding single-stranded DNA-binding protein — MSDINNITLSGRLVRDSLLSYSSTNLAILNFSIANNIKVKREGEWRDNAQFFNCVLFGKRAETLIHFLSQGKQVVVQGSMRHEYYKDKHSGVDKIKSIIFVEQLRLFGTGTKHHNPKVDIPVPVPPHVPDPACEFNEDIPF, encoded by the coding sequence ATGTCTGACATTAATAACATCACATTATCAGGACGCTTGGTTAGAGATTCACTTTTATCTTATAGTAGCACAAATTTAGCTATACTAAATTTTTCTATAGCTAATAATATTAAAGTCAAAAGAGAAGGTGAGTGGAGAGATAATGCACAATTTTTTAATTGTGTATTATTTGGTAAACGAGCAGAAACTCTTATTCATTTTCTTAGTCAAGGTAAACAAGTCGTTGTTCAGGGATCTATGAGACATGAATATTATAAGGATAAACATAGTGGAGTTGATAAAATTAAAAGCATTATTTTTGTAGAGCAATTGAGATTGTTTGGTACAGGTACTAAGCATCATAATCCTAAAGTTGATATTCCTGTTCCTGTTCCTCCGCATGTTCCTGATCCTGCTTGTGAATTTAATGAAGATATTCCTTTTTAG
- a CDS encoding DUF261 domain-containing protein: MKLQQNDNRFLLEIRRWGCYFLSLHYYIASLTKNEFDFNDINNNYYQFIRLGYMRINCYILNPCRILSFFGIKRDVRVEDKDYKCLKDEFEISEVKIKNNIGSHFMATNNTEVLYDPLFLKDRGQEYHLKSKRIFRKI; the protein is encoded by the coding sequence ATGAAATTACAACAAAATGATAATAGATTTTTATTAGAGATTAGACGTTGGGGTTGTTACTTTTTATCTTTGCATTATTATATAGCATCACTTACAAAGAACGAATTTGACTTTAATGATATTAATAATAATTATTATCAATTTATTAGATTAGGTTATATGAGGATTAATTGTTATATTTTAAATCCATGTAGAATCTTAAGTTTCTTTGGCATTAAACGAGATGTTCGTGTTGAAGATAAAGATTATAAATGTTTAAAAGATGAATTTGAAATAAGTGAAGTTAAGATAAAGAATAATATTGGATCCCATTTTATGGCAACAAATAATACAGAAGTTTTATATGATCCTCTTTTTCTTAAAGATAGAGGACAAGAGTATCATCTAAAATCTAAGCGTATATTTAGAAAAATATGA
- a CDS encoding tyrosine-type recombinase/integrase: MSEYEILKAKIKELEKQNSILLKETRQYKKELLQTKSNTKSKSIPIRFYLNDKTIRLVKKSIDKLKQTDPISGWFVHILSITGCRGVEIQNIRLDDIVREENNNGDVFYSLRVNVAKKRSNICIREVVISKSEFESIEEIHKLHFKNKGQDSRRTYLFQKSKHRFKDNRINISEISKQFKELLTKSGFKHRKSLHICRNIFIATLKSKGYNSFEIKELMKYASTSEIDNVYGLSKASKLKAYHDIKDGFK; this comes from the coding sequence ATGAGCGAATATGAAATATTAAAAGCAAAAATCAAAGAACTCGAGAAACAAAATTCAATATTACTTAAAGAAACAAGGCAATATAAGAAGGAATTATTACAAACCAAAAGCAATACTAAATCTAAATCAATACCAATAAGATTTTATTTAAATGATAAGACAATAAGATTAGTAAAGAAAAGTATTGACAAACTTAAACAGACAGATCCAATCTCAGGATGGTTTGTTCATATACTCTCAATTACAGGTTGTAGAGGAGTAGAGATTCAAAATATAAGACTTGATGACATAGTAAGAGAAGAAAACAATAATGGTGATGTGTTTTATAGTTTACGTGTAAATGTTGCTAAGAAGCGAAGTAATATTTGCATAAGAGAAGTAGTAATAAGTAAATCTGAATTTGAATCCATAGAGGAAATTCATAAACTTCATTTTAAAAATAAAGGACAAGATTCAAGACGTACTTACCTATTTCAAAAAAGTAAACATCGATTTAAAGATAATAGAATAAATATAAGTGAAATTTCAAAACAATTTAAAGAATTACTAACAAAATCAGGATTTAAACATCGTAAATCACTACATATATGTAGAAATATATTTATTGCAACACTTAAAAGTAAAGGATACAATTCATTTGAAATTAAAGAATTAATGAAATATGCATCAACATCTGAAATAGATAATGTTTATGGTCTTTCAAAAGCAAGTAAATTAAAAGCATATCATGATATTAAAGATGGCTTTAAATAA
- a CDS encoding Mlp family lipoprotein, with protein MKITNFTLILLLLMSSCDQEKNTNKGIKSRNKRDLEQQIEAQKTPEETLREKLNDNQKKGLDFLKDALSSESDFNNFLNSDESKIKDALDHIQSELAKCTGDDAADKKNTFKQVVEGALKAGLDNFKDQSNSTCGQGN; from the coding sequence ATGAAAATAACCAATTTTACCTTGATTTTATTACTATTAATGAGTAGTTGTGATCAAGAAAAAAACACAAATAAAGGAATTAAGAGCAGAAATAAAAGAGATTTAGAACAACAAATAGAAGCACAAAAAACACCTGAAGAAACATTGAGAGAAAAGTTAAATGACAATCAGAAAAAAGGCCTAGATTTTTTAAAAGATGCTTTAAGTAGTGAATCTGATTTTAACAATTTTTTAAATTCAGACGAATCCAAAATAAAAGATGCTCTTGATCACATTCAATCAGAACTTGCAAAGTGCACAGGAGATGACGCAGCTGATAAAAAAAATACATTCAAACAAGTAGTAGAAGGTGCTTTAAAAGCTGGCTTAGATAATTTTAAAGACCAATCAAATAGCACTTGTGGACAAGGCAATTAA
- a CDS encoding DUF603 domain-containing protein, translating to MNKVKRAYEDYAMYFNEDRLSDAEIAKELCVSRANVCKMRQKWEISQDNPKEFSSDNKITICKTTLDSVLGRVLENNAKARELKSQFSITKSQLGLKFMKAFNNFLELELEDCIEEIDLLEREIKMIKNKGNSRELQDKKIKLKDLKREKENKTMKLCYETMKKLKIADLDEGRFRFGG from the coding sequence ATGAATAAAGTAAAAAGAGCATATGAAGATTATGCCATGTATTTTAATGAAGATCGATTAAGTGATGCTGAAATAGCGAAAGAGCTTTGTGTTTCACGAGCTAATGTATGTAAGATGAGACAAAAATGGGAGATTAGTCAAGATAATCCAAAAGAGTTTTCTAGTGACAATAAAATAACCATTTGTAAAACTACTCTTGATAGTGTCTTAGGTCGAGTACTCGAAAACAATGCCAAAGCACGTGAGCTCAAAAGTCAATTCAGTATAACTAAAAGTCAACTTGGACTTAAGTTTATGAAGGCATTTAACAATTTTTTAGAATTAGAACTTGAAGATTGTATAGAAGAAATAGATCTATTAGAGAGAGAGATTAAAATGATTAAAAATAAAGGAAATAGTAGAGAACTTCAAGATAAGAAGATTAAGCTTAAAGATTTAAAACGTGAGAAAGAAAATAAAACAATGAAGTTGTGTTATGAAACAATGAAGAAACTCAAAATTGCAGACTTAGATGAGGGTAGATTTAGGTTTGGAGGATAA
- a CDS encoding PBSX family phage terminase large subunit: MDIYSSSIFKSLQREYKRDFGIDIASFMKPKSVVVDFKSFENKFLNKKQRKVLSAIEKNNQNKVILSGGIASGKTFLACYLFLKTLLKNRHRYSHDTNNFILGNSQKALEINVTGQFKKLANMLKIPFVPKYSNTSYFEINSLRVNLYGGDKIRDFERFRGSNSAVIYVNEATTLHKETLKEALKRLRIKPEFIVFDTNPDHPEHYFKTDYIDNNTVYSTYNFTTYDNEEISKEFIKTQEELYKDFPTYKASVLLGEWVANNDAIFRNINIIEDYEFKSPIAYLDPAYSSGGDNTSLCVLEKVSDKYYAFIFQEQKPAVDPYVMNTIKVIMGNLNVNTLYIEDRDDIKGAGALTREYVRLRNNMENYFRIAPTRPKTDKYARIVSLLTPFTYKKMHLLDYSSRSAFSDIYSYNGDGKVHDDALDALSAAYLILSLNYRDRIRHFTKFTFI, from the coding sequence ATGGATATATACAGTAGTAGTATTTTCAAGTCTTTGCAAAGGGAATATAAGCGTGATTTTGGTATTGATATTGCATCTTTTATGAAGCCAAAATCAGTAGTTGTTGATTTTAAAAGCTTTGAAAATAAGTTCTTAAATAAAAAACAACGTAAAGTGTTAAGTGCTATTGAAAAGAATAATCAAAACAAAGTTATTTTATCAGGAGGAATTGCGAGTGGTAAAACATTTTTGGCTTGTTATTTATTCTTAAAAACTTTACTTAAAAATAGACATCGTTATAGTCACGATACCAATAATTTTATATTAGGCAACTCACAGAAGGCATTAGAAATTAATGTTACAGGCCAGTTTAAAAAGCTTGCTAATATGCTTAAAATACCTTTTGTTCCCAAATATTCAAATACGTCATATTTTGAAATTAATTCTTTAAGGGTTAATTTATATGGTGGTGATAAAATAAGAGATTTTGAAAGATTTAGAGGATCGAATTCTGCTGTTATTTATGTTAATGAAGCAACAACGCTGCATAAAGAGACATTAAAAGAAGCGCTTAAGAGACTAAGAATAAAACCAGAGTTTATTGTTTTTGATACTAATCCTGATCATCCAGAGCATTATTTTAAAACAGATTATATTGATAATAACACAGTATATTCTACATATAATTTTACGACATATGATAATGAGGAAATTTCAAAGGAATTTATAAAGACCCAAGAAGAACTTTACAAAGACTTTCCAACATATAAAGCCAGTGTACTACTAGGAGAATGGGTCGCAAATAATGATGCGATATTTCGTAATATTAATATTATTGAAGACTATGAATTTAAAAGTCCTATAGCTTATTTAGATCCTGCATATAGTAGTGGTGGGGATAATACTTCTCTTTGTGTTTTAGAGAAAGTGTCGGATAAGTATTATGCATTTATATTTCAAGAGCAAAAACCAGCTGTTGATCCATATGTTATGAATACAATAAAGGTAATAATGGGGAATTTAAATGTTAATACTCTTTATATTGAAGATAGGGATGATATTAAAGGAGCTGGGGCTTTAACACGTGAATATGTTAGACTTCGAAATAATATGGAAAATTACTTTAGAATTGCACCAACAAGACCCAAAACAGATAAATACGCAAGAATTGTTTCTTTATTAACACCATTTACTTATAAAAAGATGCATTTATTAGATTATAGTAGTCGTTCTGCATTTAGTGATATTTATTCATATAATGGAGATGGTAAAGTTCATGATGATGCTCTTGATGCATTATCAGCTGCATATTTAATTTTGTCTTTAAATTATCGTGATAGAATTAGGCATTTTACTAAATTTACTTTCATTTAG
- the bdr gene encoding Bdr family repetitive protein gives MEYMQMEPVITRQMVLNELVKAGIKRDIADDLSYRYYKNELTTKDLELLKMAFKSDIRDINNKIDTVENNLNNKIDKVRDELKSDIKELDNKIDKVRDELKSDISLVRKDMEVNKMELDTKIDKFSSEVKGTLKLHAWMFGTIITLTIGILLTLIFK, from the coding sequence ATGGAGTATATGCAAATGGAGCCTGTAATTACTAGGCAGATGGTATTAAATGAGCTTGTAAAAGCTGGTATTAAGAGAGATATTGCGGACGATTTATCTTATAGGTACTATAAAAATGAACTTACTACTAAAGATCTTGAACTTCTAAAAATGGCATTCAAATCAGATATTAGAGATATCAATAATAAAATTGATACTGTTGAAAATAACTTAAATAATAAAATCGACAAGGTAAGGGACGAATTAAAATCAGATATTAAAGAACTTGATAACAAAATCGACAAAGTAAGGGACGAATTAAAGTCAGATATTTCTCTTGTAAGAAAAGATATGGAAGTGAACAAAATGGAACTTGATACTAAGATAGATAAATTTTCATCAGAGGTTAAAGGAACATTAAAATTACATGCTTGGATGTTTGGGACCATTATTACTTTAACTATAGGAATTTTATTAACGCTGATATTTAAATAA